A genome region from Scyliorhinus canicula chromosome 16, sScyCan1.1, whole genome shotgun sequence includes the following:
- the LOC119950596 gene encoding heparan sulfate glucosamine 3-O-sulfotransferase 1-like, whose protein sequence is MACLLLGALLLVAQTERVYSGSSQQREGILLQSLRYHGGLKGNETEYNFPQSPSSITNQMIPQTIIIGVRKGGTRALLEMLDMHPDIVVAATEVHFFDWDENYAKGLEWYRKLMPSSYPHQTTIEKTPGYFTSIKTPERIHEMNSSTKLLLILRDPTERVISDYTQVYYNRLENHKPVQPIEEMVIKNGVLNTKYKAIQRSLYDIHMNNWLRYFPLDQIHIVDGGTLIRNPLEELQKVERFLNVPARIMTSNFYFNQTKGFYCLRSDGKERCLHESKGRPHPVVNSTVLKELHAYFREHNERFFSLVKQSFNWH, encoded by the coding sequence ATGGCCTGCTTACTGTTGGGGGCTCTCCTTTTGGTAGCCCAAACAGAAAGGGTGTATTCGGGGAGTTCTCAGCAGAGAGAAGGAATACTGCTTCAGTCATTGCGATACCATGGTGGATTAAAAGGCAATGAAACAGAATATAACTTTCCACAGTCGCCATCTTCCATTACCAACCAAATGATTCCACAGACCATCATAATTGGTGTGCGAAAAGGAGGGACCAGGGCTCTGTTGGAGATGTTGGACATGCACCCTGATATTGTGGTTGCTGCCACTGAAGTCCACTTCTTTGACTGGGACGAGAACTATGCAAAAGGCTTAGAATGGTACAGGAAGCTGATGCCTTCCTCTTACCCACACCAAACCACTATTGAGAAAACCCCAGGTTATTTCACTTCTATTAAGACACCAGAAAGGATCCATGAAATGAACAGTTCTACCAAATTACTGTTAATCCTCAGAGATCCTACAGAGCGCGTGATATCAGACTACACCCAGGTATACTACAACCGATTGGAAAACCACAAGCCGGTCCAACCCATCGAAGAAATGGTCATTAAAAATGGAGTACTGAATACTAAATACAAAGCCATTCAGAGAAGTCTGTATGACATTCACATGAATAACTGGCTGCGGTACTTCCCACTGGACCAAATACATATTGTGGATGGCGGTACTCTTATAAGGAACCCTCTGGAAGAGTTACAGAAAGTGGAAAGATTTCTTAACGTTCCTGCTCGGATAATGACTTCAAATTTCTACTTTAATCAAACCAAGGGTTTCTACTGTCTTCGAAGCGATGGCAAAGAAAGATGTTTACACGAATCGAAAGGCCGCCCTCATCCAGTTGTGAATAGTACTGTACTGAAGGAGCTACATGCTTACTTTAGAGAACACAATGAAAGATTTTTCAGCTTGGTCAAGCAATCCTTTAACTGGCATTAA